From bacterium:
GGAGCAGTACGGGTTCCTGCCGGCTGTGCAGCGGCAGCGGGCCACGATCCTGAAACCCGGTTCGATGTTCGTCTCCCAGCCCCGCCTCCCCGTTCCGGTGCTACTCGAGTTCCCGTTCCCGGCATGGGCCACCCGCGTGGCGGAGGCTGATCTGAGTGGCGGGCGAAGCGATCAACCTGCCGACCCCTTCGACGGGCTGACCTGAGCCCTGGGCCTTGAGACTCCTCCACACTTCGGACTGGCACGTAGGAAAGACCATCCGGGGAGCATCGCGGGCGGATGAGCACACGGCCGTCCTGGCCGAGATCGCGCAGGTAGCGGCGCGTGAGGAGGTCGATCTGGTCATCGTGGCCGGAGACCTGTTCGACTCGGCCGCTCCGTCCGCCGAGGCGGAGAGCATCGTCTACCGCGCCCTACTGGACCTGGCGGACACCGGGGCCGACGTGGCCGTGATCGCCGGCAATCACGACAACCCCCGCCGGCTCCGGGCGGTCGCTCCCCTGCTGCAGCTCGGACAGGTACACGTGGTTGCCGAGCCGACCCGTCCCGGAGACGGCGGCGTCATCGAATTGCGCGCCCGTGACGGATCGGACGTCCGGTTGGCGATGCTTCCGTTCGTGTCCAAGCGCGGCATCGTGCGCGCCAAGCACCTCATGGCCGGAGAAGCCTTCGAGAACGCCCAGCACTACAGCGACCGGCTACGCCTCCTGATCGAACGGCTGTGCGAGCCGTTCGGCACCGACACCGTGAACCTCTTGACGACCCACGCCTTCGTACTCGGCGGCCAGGCCGGAGGTGGCGAACGTCCGGCCCACCTGGTCGAGGAGTACGCCATCACGGCACAATCCTTCCCCGTCACGGTCGGGTACGGCGCGCTCGGGCACCTCCACCGTCCACAGGCCGTCAGACACCCGCTCCACTACTGCGGTTCGCCGCTGCAGCTGGACTTCGGCGAGGCCGAGCAGGTCAAGCAGGTGAATGTGGTCACCATCGAACCGGGCACACCGGCCGATGTCGTAACGGTGCGCCTCACGGCCGGCCGCCAACTGCGGACGCTGACGGGCACCCTCGAGGAACTGACTTCGGTGAGCGTGGACGATGACGCCTGGCTGAAGGTGGTCGTCCAGGGTCCGGGCCGGGCCGGGCTGGCGCAGACCGTGCGAGAACTCCTCGGCCCGGGCGTGGTGGACGTGCGGGTTGAATCACCTGCTTCGGAAACTCCGAAGCGGAACCTCGATCATCGCAGCCGGTCGCCGCAGGAGCTCTTCGGCGAATACCTCGATCACGAGAACATCGAGGACCACCGGATCCGCGATCTCTTCGAGCAACTCCTCGATGAGCAGAGCGATGCACCTGCCGGGCTGGGCCCATGAGGCCGTTGCGGATCTCGATGAAGGGCTTCGGGGCGTTCCGCGAGCGGACGGACATCGATCTTGCCGATGTGGACCTCGTCGCGCTGGTAGGACCGACCGGATCGGGCAAGTCGACGATCATCGACGCCATCACCTTCGCCCTCTACGGAACGGTCACCCGCTACGAGGACAACCGGCTGGTAGCGCCAGTGATCAACCAGACCAGTAACGAGGCCCGGGTAGCCCTCGACTTCGAGCTCGACGGGCAGGTCATGACCGCTGTCCGCATCGTGCGCCGGACTACCGGCGGCGGAGCGACCACCAGGGAGGCACGCCTCGAGCGGGGCGCCAACGTTCTCGCCGACGACGCCACCTCCATGTCTCAAGAGGTCGAGAGGATTCTGGGTCTGGACGTCGAGCAGTTCAACCGGACGGTCGTGCTCCCGCAGGGCAAGTTCGCCACCTTCCTCCACGCCAAGCCCGGCGATCGGCAAAAGACCCTCGTCCGGCTGCTGGGCATGGAGTTGTACGGGCGGATAGGCCGGGCTGCGCGGCAGCGAGCGGCCCGGGCTCGCAACCATGTCGAGGCACTCCAGCCGGACTTCGAAAGGAAGACGGGAGAACTCACCGACCAAGGGCGTGACGTGCTCACGAGTCGCATCCGGGAACTCGACGCGGCCCATTCGCGGTTCAAGGCCGACCGGGAAGCAATCAACACCCTCGACGCCGAGCTGCGCGACCTCGATGCCGAAATCGGACGGCTCGACCACCAGCGGCATCGCATGGAAGGGATCGCGGCGCCGGCCGGCCTCGCCGAATTGGCCGATCAGATCGCCGAGGCGGTCAGGACCCGGATCCAGACCGAGGAGCGGCGTCGAGACCTGGGCACGAAGAGACGGGCAGCCAGGGAGGCGCTCGAGAACGGCCCCGATGTCGCCACCGTTCAGCTGGGTTTGAAAACGCACTCGGAACTCGCGCAGCGAACACGAGAGCACGAAGCGGTCGTCGAGCAACGTGACAGAGCAACCCGAACGCACCAGTCGGCCAAGGCAGCCGCCGATCGGATCCGCGCCAAACAGGCGGAAGTGGACCGGCGCCTTGAGCAGGCCAGGGAGACGGAGGACAGGGCGCGGGCCGCCCTCGCCGCCGGAGTCACGGTTGCCCAGGTCGAAGCGTGGACGGCTGCGCACGCTCGCCATCAGGCCGCCTCGAAGGCGACCGCCCGGGCCACCCAGGCCGCCCGGTCTGCCGAGGCGGCGCTCCGGCCGGCGAAAGCGGCTCTAGCGGACGCCGAAACGGCGGCCGCGGCGAGTTCGGAGCGGCTGGCGGCACTTCGCCGGCACGCCGGTGTCGCTGGTCACGTCGACCTGCTCGAGGTGGGATCGGCA
This genomic window contains:
- a CDS encoding exonuclease SbcCD subunit D translates to MRLLHTSDWHVGKTIRGASRADEHTAVLAEIAQVAAREEVDLVIVAGDLFDSAAPSAEAESIVYRALLDLADTGADVAVIAGNHDNPRRLRAVAPLLQLGQVHVVAEPTRPGDGGVIELRARDGSDVRLAMLPFVSKRGIVRAKHLMAGEAFENAQHYSDRLRLLIERLCEPFGTDTVNLLTTHAFVLGGQAGGGERPAHLVEEYAITAQSFPVTVGYGALGHLHRPQAVRHPLHYCGSPLQLDFGEAEQVKQVNVVTIEPGTPADVVTVRLTAGRQLRTLTGTLEELTSVSVDDDAWLKVVVQGPGRAGLAQTVRELLGPGVVDVRVESPASETPKRNLDHRSRSPQELFGEYLDHENIEDHRIRDLFEQLLDEQSDAPAGLGP